In Rhipicephalus microplus isolate Deutch F79 chromosome 9, USDA_Rmic, whole genome shotgun sequence, one genomic interval encodes:
- the LOC142771362 gene encoding uncharacterized protein LOC142771362, with the protein MAAYKRLLVQTEVTSSSSGNCTKDMVSILNATTVFAQVDATSALTDMRRPSILEPHDDHDYTHPENLSAVVVAVVPYITGFVVRQVCKTTTCEECIAALYSDELVPLVEQKNRGGLVSPSKDVIGLCEAVEKGLRRLQIECGTLQAVNSQSKHLVLEVLRLSVEEKWFQKLEQHILDLDPLDNHIYSLCKKVAELYVKIRIHHMTKERNREIIKDRVRPVLSRMIIFKHQ; encoded by the coding sequence ATGGCAGCATACAAGCGTTTGCTGGTGCAAACAGAAGTGACGTCTTCTAGCTCGGGAAACTGCACCAAAGACATGGTTTCCATCCTGAATGCCACTACTGTGTTCGCCCAGGTAGACGCAACAAGTGCGCTCACAGACATGCGCAGGCCCTCGATCTTGGAGCCTCACGATGACCACGACTACACGCACCCTGAAAACCTTTCTGCCGTAGTTGTTGCGGTGGTGCCTTATATCACAGGCTTCGTTGTACGCCAAGTGTGCAAGACAACAACATGCGAAGAGTGCATTGCAGCCCTGTACTCAGATGAGCTAGTTCCCCTAGTTGAGCAGAAAAACAGAGGTGGGCTTGTGTCCCCGTCCAAGGATGTCATTGGCTTGTGTGAAGCCGTGGAAAAGGGGCTGCGACGGCTACAgattgagtgtggaacacttcaaGCAGTTAACTCCCAGTCAAAGCATCTCGTTTTGGAAGTGCTACGACTGTCTGTAGAGGAAAAATGGTTTCAGAAGCTAGAGCAGCACATTCTTGACCTTGATCCCCTCGACAATCATATCTACAGCTTGTGCAAAAAAGTTGCGGAGCTGTATGTGAAAATCCGCATCCACCAtatgacaaaagaaagaaaccgcGAGATCATCAAGGACAGGGTCAGGCCAGTTCTTTCAAGAATGATCATTTTCAAACATCAGTGA